A section of the Triticum dicoccoides isolate Atlit2015 ecotype Zavitan chromosome 7A, WEW_v2.0, whole genome shotgun sequence genome encodes:
- the LOC119333624 gene encoding uncharacterized protein LOC119333624 yields MSLPLKFGYTETQRQIWRTTPLVLREADAHLPEATRVATIAGALAGHPGPFHTVSLLGCRSAFLDLELPKWPRLLATKFTKNLSFLNNQTQPRTTLSSLPADILRCGSLQSLFLAYWKIPDDLPLAADAFPNLRRLGLVRIDMSDQYIHRLLAASPVLENLGLVLKGKPERVHVCSQSLRCLLLGLSKVEEFTVVDAPLLERIIFFRPPYGGTDCVRFKIASAPKLRVIGYLQTRIHKLQISDNIINPCKIADVTAFK; encoded by the exons ATGTCGTTGCCTCTCAAGTTCGGCTACACGGAAACGCAA CGCCAGATCTGGCGCACCACCCCGCTCGTCCTGCGCGAGGCCGATGCCCACCTCCCTGAGGCCACACGCGTCGCCACCATCGCCGGGGCCCTCGCCGGCCACCCAGGGCCCTTTCACACCGTCAGCCTCTTAGgctgcaggtccgccttcctggatCTCGAGCTCCCCAAGTGGCCGCGCCTCCTCGCCACCAAGTTCACCAAGAACCTCTCCTTCCTGAACAACCAAACCCAGCCCCGGACCACCTTGTCGTCCCTCCCTGCCGACATACTCCGTTGCGGCTCGCTCCAGTCCCTCTTCCTGGCCTACTGGAAGATCCCCGACGACCTTCCGCTCGCCGCCGACGCCTTTCCCAATCTCCGGAGGCTCGGCTTGGTAAGGATCGACATGAGCGAC CAGTACATCCACCGCTTGCTCGCTGCTAGCCCCGTTCTGGAGAACCTTGGGCTCGTGCTCAAGGGGAAGCCCGAGCGTGTCCATGTCTGCAGCCAAAGCCTCCGGTGCTTGCTCCTTGGGTTGTCCAAGGTGGAGGAGTTCACCGTGGTGGACGCCCCGCTCTTGGAGCGCATCATCTTCTTCAGGCCGCCTTATGGTGGAACCGATTGCGTGAGATTCAAGATTGCTTCGGCACCCAAGCTGCGGGTGATCGGCTACCTGCAGACAAGAATTCACAAGCTGCAGATCAGTGACAACATCATCAAT CCCTGCAAGATTGCAGATGTAACTGCATTCAAGTGA